A genomic stretch from Anaerococcus mediterraneensis includes:
- a CDS encoding 5-(carboxyamino)imidazole ribonucleotide synthase: protein MIKTILPKSTIGIIGGGQLGRILAMSAKEMGYKVAILDPGEDACARKFADYFIHSAFNVYENIEKLCKMSDVVTFEFENIDIESYKKLENKYNFVQSSRLLEISQHRLKEKEYAKSLGIPTVKYFDANKDDYDINGKFVMKTTRFGYDGKGQKIISSNDEVEKDTILEELIELDKEISVVAVKDIEGIEIVAVVENEHRNNILYRSNIPARITKDQEEKAIDYTKRILADNDYYGVLTVEYFISNGEVIFNEIAPRVHNSGHITQESATKSQFRAHIEGICGLKVGKIENREATLYNILGQNEEYFINIITKKQGYLHLYEKEARHNRKIGHMNFLGSVYLEDDFE, encoded by the coding sequence ATGATCAAGACTATATTACCCAAAAGCACTATCGGTATAATCGGTGGCGGCCAACTTGGACGAATTCTCGCTATGAGCGCAAAGGAAATGGGCTACAAGGTAGCAATTCTAGATCCAGGTGAAGACGCCTGCGCAAGAAAATTTGCAGATTATTTTATCCATAGTGCTTTTAATGTATATGAAAATATCGAAAAACTTTGCAAAATGAGTGATGTTGTAACTTTCGAGTTTGAAAATATAGATATAGAGTCCTATAAAAAACTTGAAAATAAGTATAATTTCGTCCAATCTTCAAGGCTTTTGGAAATTAGCCAGCACAGGCTAAAGGAGAAGGAATACGCCAAATCACTCGGAATTCCAACAGTAAAATACTTTGATGCTAATAAGGACGATTATGATATTAATGGCAAGTTCGTCATGAAGACCACCAGGTTTGGCTATGACGGCAAGGGTCAAAAAATTATTTCTTCAAATGATGAAGTTGAAAAAGATACTATTCTTGAAGAATTAATCGAGCTTGATAAGGAAATTTCAGTAGTTGCTGTTAAGGATATAGAGGGAATCGAAATTGTAGCTGTGGTGGAAAATGAACACAGAAACAATATTCTCTATAGGTCAAATATTCCTGCAAGGATCACCAAGGACCAAGAAGAAAAGGCCATTGATTATACAAAAAGGATTCTCGCCGACAATGACTATTACGGAGTTCTTACAGTTGAGTATTTCATATCAAATGGAGAGGTAATCTTCAATGAGATTGCCCCTAGAGTCCATAATTCTGGCCATATTACCCAAGAATCTGCGACAAAATCCCAATTTAGGGCCCACATAGAAGGTATTTGCGGTCTTAAGGTGGGAAAAATCGAAAATAGGGAAGCAACACTTTATAATATACTAGGCCAAAACGAAGAATATTTTATCAATATAATCACCAAGAAACAAGGCTACCTTCACTTATACGAAAAGGAAGCTCGCCACAATAGGAAAATCGGACACATGAACTTTTTAGGAAGCGTATATTTGGAGGATGATTTTGAATAA